In bacterium, a single genomic region encodes these proteins:
- a CDS encoding deoxyribodipyrimidine photolyase: MLRLSPANSHAPHKGIFVLYWMLAQRRVTYNFALERAVQWSLNLGLPLLILESVTLVYDFASPRQHVFLLQGMADNASRLKKKPVTYYPFVETIPGQRADLLRALASQAGVVVVDDFPMAMHRELVADAAASFPCRIEAIDSCGLLPLRAAEVTFPTAFAFRRFLQKNLRDHLASFPAADPLANVSLPPLKLDSRIPATWPVANPEKLLADLAWTNNLPLLHEVQPVSIRGGTSAAESALAQFLSHKLPRYAADRNQPEQDFSSGLSPYLHFGHISAHRVFSDLAKLERWSVDKLADSVAGKKEGWWNMSPNAESFLDELVTWRELGYNFNHLREDYKDFSSLPPWALKSLNEHKRDRRKWLYTKEQFEQAATHDPLWNAAQTQLVREGRIHNYLRMLWGKKILEWTSSPEEALEVMIELNDKLALDGRDPNSYSGILWCLGRYDRPWFPEREIFGQVRYMSSENTARKVSVKHYIAKYS; the protein is encoded by the coding sequence ATGCTCAGGCTGTCACCAGCGAATTCGCACGCTCCTCATAAAGGAATCTTTGTTCTTTACTGGATGCTTGCCCAGCGTCGGGTCACATACAATTTCGCTCTTGAACGAGCTGTGCAATGGTCTCTCAATCTCGGTCTGCCGCTCCTCATTCTCGAATCCGTAACTCTTGTATACGATTTTGCCAGCCCTCGCCAACATGTATTTCTCCTGCAGGGCATGGCCGACAATGCTTCCCGGCTCAAGAAAAAACCCGTGACATATTATCCCTTCGTAGAGACGATTCCCGGGCAGCGCGCAGACTTACTCCGCGCCCTGGCATCGCAAGCTGGCGTTGTCGTCGTGGACGATTTTCCCATGGCCATGCATCGCGAGCTTGTTGCCGACGCTGCCGCGTCCTTCCCCTGTAGAATCGAAGCCATTGATTCCTGCGGGCTGCTCCCCCTGCGCGCCGCCGAAGTTACCTTTCCAACCGCCTTCGCATTCCGCCGCTTCCTGCAGAAAAATCTCCGCGACCATCTTGCAAGTTTTCCTGCCGCCGACCCGCTTGCAAATGTCTCTTTGCCTCCGTTGAAGCTGGATTCTCGCATCCCCGCAACTTGGCCTGTCGCAAATCCAGAGAAACTGCTCGCTGATTTAGCTTGGACAAATAACTTACCGCTATTGCATGAGGTGCAGCCTGTATCAATCCGTGGAGGCACGTCGGCCGCCGAATCGGCATTGGCTCAATTCCTCTCACACAAACTCCCCCGCTATGCCGCAGACCGAAATCAGCCCGAGCAGGACTTTTCCAGTGGGCTCAGTCCCTATCTGCACTTCGGACACATCAGCGCGCACAGGGTGTTCTCCGACCTTGCCAAACTCGAGCGCTGGTCTGTTGATAAGCTTGCCGATTCCGTCGCAGGGAAAAAGGAAGGCTGGTGGAACATGAGCCCGAATGCCGAGAGTTTTCTCGATGAACTCGTTACCTGGCGTGAGCTTGGTTACAACTTCAATCATTTGCGCGAGGATTACAAGGACTTTTCGTCTCTGCCTCCGTGGGCTCTGAAATCTCTGAATGAACACAAGCGCGACCGGCGGAAGTGGCTCTACACCAAAGAACAGTTCGAACAAGCCGCCACGCACGACCCGCTCTGGAATGCCGCACAAACTCAGCTCGTGCGGGAAGGAAGAATCCACAACTACCTACGGATGTTGTGGGGAAAGAAGATTCTCGAGTGGACATCTTCTCCAGAAGAAGCTCTTGAGGTTATGATTGAACTCAACGACAAACTCGCCCTTGACGGCCGCGACCCAAATTCCTACTCCGGTATACTGTGGTGTCTTGGCCGCTATGACCGCCCATGGTTTCCAGAGCGCGAAATTTTCGGACAAGTCCGCTATATGAGCAGCGAAAACACCGCCCGCAAAGTTTCCGTCAAACACTACATTGCCAAATACTCGTAG
- a CDS encoding T9SS type A sorting domain-containing protein → MRLHLRFISLFTSILFAIGMAKATTHEVILENGSISPFYLHVDIGDTVRWLNQSGQNRYITTYQGEFYSGIIQPGASWSRRMTVRGSHNYTDLYNSNLRATLDVATSTDPVWNELTSPEFNFGLQDVVFTDSLHGYCATGLGVYYTINGGDSWTLSRFTEGARSLQFLTPTLGWACGDDGYIHRTTDAGVTWENMYIAGELTRDIHFTDSLYGWACGWHGLRPRTTNGGASWTPAAHGHLFYFTSLDFLDRSNGWMCGNRGRIYMTTDGGANWAEQNSFSDYDSTFHSIDMWNAQLGVVVGTDGMIFRTTNGGEDWTQVSSGTNRELFKVQMVTENLVWVCGDSGYIARSVDGGVTWTQLETPCVSRISSLCFTSPGNGYFSTYAGRVFHYRNDEELPPPPIVPAEVARPADGNWFPIQNPQSYPNPFNPVANIEFTLTAASDVKLEVFDMLGRSVAVLANGALPEGRHVAAFNAANLASGMYFYQLTAGVQTETRKMLLQK, encoded by the coding sequence ATGCGCTTGCACCTTCGATTCATCTCCCTCTTTACTTCAATCCTCTTCGCCATTGGAATGGCCAAGGCAACCACTCACGAAGTTATTCTCGAAAACGGCAGCATCTCCCCGTTCTACCTCCATGTGGACATCGGCGACACCGTGCGCTGGCTGAACCAAAGCGGACAAAACCGCTACATCACAACCTATCAAGGTGAATTCTACAGCGGCATCATTCAGCCCGGTGCAAGCTGGTCACGACGTATGACCGTTCGCGGCTCGCATAACTACACCGACCTCTACAATTCCAATTTGCGCGCCACGCTCGATGTTGCAACTTCCACCGATCCCGTTTGGAACGAGCTTACTTCGCCTGAATTTAATTTCGGACTGCAGGATGTCGTGTTCACCGATTCCTTGCACGGCTATTGTGCAACCGGCTTGGGTGTCTACTACACGATAAACGGCGGAGACTCTTGGACTCTCTCGCGCTTCACCGAAGGCGCACGCTCACTCCAATTCCTGACTCCAACACTCGGCTGGGCCTGCGGTGACGACGGCTACATACACCGCACTACCGATGCCGGTGTCACTTGGGAAAACATGTACATCGCCGGCGAACTTACCCGCGACATTCATTTCACCGACTCTCTCTATGGTTGGGCATGCGGCTGGCACGGCCTCCGTCCCCGTACAACAAACGGCGGTGCATCGTGGACCCCCGCAGCTCACGGCCATCTCTTCTATTTTACCAGCCTCGACTTCTTGGACAGGTCAAATGGCTGGATGTGCGGCAATCGCGGTCGTATCTACATGACAACCGACGGCGGCGCTAACTGGGCTGAACAAAACAGCTTTTCAGATTACGACAGCACCTTCCACTCCATCGATATGTGGAACGCACAGCTCGGCGTCGTCGTCGGCACGGACGGCATGATTTTCCGCACCACTAACGGCGGCGAAGACTGGACTCAAGTTTCCAGCGGTACCAATCGCGAACTGTTCAAAGTGCAAATGGTCACCGAAAATCTCGTCTGGGTCTGCGGTGACAGCGGCTACATCGCACGCTCCGTTGACGGCGGTGTCACATGGACGCAGCTCGAAACTCCCTGCGTCAGCCGCATCAGCAGCCTCTGCTTCACCAGCCCCGGCAACGGCTACTTTTCCACATATGCCGGTCGTGTCTTCCACTATCGCAATGATGAAGAACTCCCCCCGCCGCCCATCGTTCCCGCCGAAGTTGCCCGTCCTGCCGACGGCAACTGGTTCCCTATTCAGAATCCGCAGAGCTATCCGAATCCCTTCAACCCTGTTGCCAACATCGAATTCACTCTGACCGCCGCTTCCGATGTGAAACTCGAAGTCTTCGATATGCTTGGCCGCAGCGTAGCTGTGCTCGCAAACGGTGCCTTGCCCGAAGGCCGTCATGTCGCCGCCTTCAATGCGGCCAACCTCGCCAGCGGAATGTATTTCTATCAACTCACGGCGGGCGTCCAAACCGAAACCCGCAAAATGCTCCTGCAGAAGTAA